A stretch of the Rhodohalobacter mucosus genome encodes the following:
- a CDS encoding alpha/beta hydrolase has protein sequence MLKILFVLFFALSPVLHAQQSADIVGNWSGSITVNGQELGIEFVFNYNQGEFDGTIDIPQQAAYNLPVEFTYVEADSMVFQFQTGTGAAVFMGRLNESNDEISGLFEQLGTRFPFSIIRQNQVSVSQSDSSGTNLVIPTESGQRSGTLLQGDSQKPIVILITGSGSQDRDENVAGFRVFGELSEALLDSGYSSFRYDDIGVGESTGVEDATLQDLADDLKDIIEYLASNHVETFNDIVLLGHSQGGGVAALAASGNELVDGIIFMAAPFFGGDEIINQQIRAISEAQNVSESVVEQNLEYQARIYEVVRNNGDWAEVEEDLYERLEEQMNMLSEQQRESLGDMDAFIRSQVSRQLAAAKTDWFRSFIELDPAEVVKTLQIPLLAIFGEKDMQVINEPNREAADSLAENSEIDLNTVTIPEANHLFQQANTGMPGEYGMLEKRFAEGFLGAILEWLSGL, from the coding sequence ATGCTCAAAATTCTATTTGTTCTCTTTTTTGCACTAAGTCCGGTGCTCCATGCTCAGCAGTCTGCCGACATTGTCGGAAACTGGTCAGGATCTATCACGGTTAACGGACAGGAACTGGGTATCGAATTTGTCTTCAACTACAACCAGGGCGAATTTGATGGTACAATCGACATTCCGCAGCAGGCTGCCTACAATCTCCCCGTGGAGTTTACATACGTTGAGGCCGACTCGATGGTTTTTCAGTTTCAGACCGGGACGGGTGCAGCCGTTTTTATGGGCCGCCTGAATGAAAGCAATGATGAAATAAGCGGCCTCTTTGAGCAGCTTGGAACGCGGTTTCCATTTTCTATTATCCGCCAAAATCAGGTTTCGGTTTCACAATCTGATTCTTCAGGTACAAATCTTGTCATTCCAACCGAATCGGGCCAGCGGTCGGGTACCCTTCTGCAAGGTGATAGCCAAAAACCCATTGTGATACTTATAACCGGATCGGGTTCTCAAGACCGCGATGAAAATGTGGCGGGATTCCGGGTGTTTGGAGAGCTCTCCGAGGCCCTTCTCGACAGCGGATATTCCAGTTTTCGATATGATGATATTGGAGTGGGAGAATCAACAGGTGTGGAAGATGCCACCCTGCAGGATCTTGCGGATGACCTGAAAGATATCATTGAATATCTCGCATCCAACCATGTGGAAACATTTAATGACATTGTGCTGCTTGGCCACAGCCAGGGTGGAGGAGTAGCTGCGCTCGCAGCCTCCGGTAATGAGCTGGTAGACGGAATCATTTTCATGGCAGCGCCATTTTTTGGCGGAGATGAAATTATTAACCAGCAAATCAGGGCTATCTCTGAAGCTCAGAACGTCAGTGAATCCGTAGTAGAGCAGAACCTGGAGTACCAGGCCAGAATCTATGAAGTGGTGCGAAATAATGGAGATTGGGCAGAGGTTGAAGAAGATCTTTATGAGCGTCTTGAGGAGCAGATGAATATGCTATCGGAGCAGCAGCGTGAATCACTCGGCGATATGGATGCATTTATCAGGAGCCAGGTATCGAGGCAGCTTGCTGCTGCAAAAACCGATTGGTTTCGGTCTTTTATAGAGCTTGACCCCGCAGAAGTGGTAAAAACATTGCAGATACCGTTGCTTGCGATCTTTGGAGAAAAAGATATGCAGGTAATTAATGAACCCAACCGGGAAGCTGCTGATAGTCTTGCCGAAAATAGCGAAATTGATCTGAACACCGTTACCATCCCTGAAGCCAATCACCTCTTTCAGCAGGCAAATACCGGTATGCCAGGCGAATACGGCATGCTCGAGAAACGCTTCGCGGAGGGGTTCCTGGGGGCGATTCTGGAGTGGCTTTCAGGTTTGTGA
- a CDS encoding superoxide dismutase family protein: MSLKAYFSTLTLLIAVLLVAGCTQTQQQSENMEEEPETMIEKAVAVIYPTEGNDIEGMVTFTQTEDGVRVQATVSGLVEQSLHGFHIHQYGDCRASDGTSAAGHFNPMDMPHGSPTDDDRHVGDLGNLPTNEEGVAEIDYTDDVVELNGPNSILGRGVIVHAGQDDLETQPTGAAGARLGCGVIGVANPDY, from the coding sequence ATGTCATTAAAAGCATATTTCTCAACACTGACTTTATTAATCGCAGTTCTTCTTGTTGCCGGATGCACTCAGACCCAGCAACAATCCGAAAATATGGAGGAAGAGCCAGAAACAATGATTGAAAAGGCAGTGGCGGTGATTTACCCCACTGAAGGCAACGATATTGAAGGCATGGTTACATTTACCCAGACTGAAGACGGTGTACGGGTGCAGGCTACGGTATCCGGGCTGGTTGAACAGTCACTCCATGGCTTCCATATTCATCAATATGGTGATTGCAGAGCATCTGACGGAACCTCTGCAGCCGGCCACTTCAATCCTATGGACATGCCGCACGGATCTCCGACGGATGATGACCGGCACGTAGGCGACCTGGGGAATCTGCCGACTAATGAAGAGGGGGTCGCTGAAATTGACTACACAGACGATGTGGTTGAATTGAACGGACCGAACTCCATTCTTGGACGAGGAGTGATCGTACATGCAGGTCAGGACGATCTTGAAACACAACCTACAGGTGCAGCGGGTGCGCGGCTTGGATGCGGCGTTATTGGTGTGGCCAATCCTGATTATTAA
- a CDS encoding copper homeostasis protein CutC, with protein MSILFEAPVFNAESALRAAGAGVDRLELCSSFSEGGETPGVGMLQWVKQKMNIPVFVMIRPRGGNFIYTSDEIEVMNREIDLLNNAGADGFVFGILNNDHSINSDACRELIGAAGGKPCTFHRAFDSCRNPLEGLQTSIECGFSRILTSGMKENVSEGLEEIIRLLKIAERKIIIMPGGGLMPEHLPLLMETGLLQDIHASCIARKRREDIPLFEDDIFNKFQNWLHG; from the coding sequence ATGTCCATCCTATTTGAAGCTCCCGTTTTTAATGCAGAATCAGCGCTTAGGGCGGCCGGTGCAGGTGTGGATCGTCTTGAGCTCTGCAGTTCGTTTTCTGAGGGGGGAGAAACACCGGGTGTGGGTATGCTTCAGTGGGTTAAACAGAAAATGAACATTCCGGTTTTTGTCATGATCCGTCCCCGGGGAGGGAATTTTATCTATACATCAGATGAGATTGAGGTGATGAACCGGGAAATTGATTTGCTGAACAACGCCGGCGCGGATGGTTTTGTATTTGGCATCCTGAATAATGATCACAGTATAAACAGCGATGCCTGCAGGGAGTTGATTGGCGCAGCGGGTGGAAAACCGTGCACGTTTCACCGGGCATTTGATTCATGCAGGAATCCCCTTGAGGGCCTCCAGACAAGTATTGAATGCGGCTTCAGTCGGATTCTGACATCCGGTATGAAAGAAAATGTGAGCGAGGGACTGGAAGAGATCATCAGGCTGCTTAAAATTGCAGAAAGAAAGATCATCATTATGCCGGGAGGCGGACTAATGCCAGAACATCTTCCTTTGTTAATGGAAACCGGATTGCTCCAGGACATTCATGCAAGCTGCATTGCAAGGAAAAGGCGAGAGGATATTCCACTATTCGAAGATGATATTTTTAATAAGTTTCAGAATTGGTTGCACGGGTGA
- a CDS encoding alpha/beta hydrolase family protein yields the protein MASEKIEFKGVLGEMLSAKVDRPDGEHRACALFAHCFTCSKNLKAVSNIARALNRKGVLVFRFDFTGLGDSGGSFEDTNFSSNVDDLIAAAEYMKREMHGPTILIGHSLGGAAVLQAAGRMETVKAVATIGAPSEPKHVEHHFESKKEEIEREGSAIVNLAGRPFRIKKQFLDDLAETRMDSYIENLDRALLVMHAPLDDTVGIDNAAHIYKMARHPKSFLSLHEADHLLTDEKFSRYAGSIIAEWAEIYL from the coding sequence ATGGCTTCGGAAAAAATTGAGTTCAAAGGTGTATTGGGTGAGATGCTCTCTGCAAAAGTGGATCGTCCGGACGGTGAACACAGAGCCTGCGCTCTTTTTGCTCACTGTTTTACCTGTTCCAAAAATCTGAAAGCAGTTTCCAATATCGCCAGGGCCCTGAACAGGAAAGGGGTGCTGGTATTTCGGTTTGATTTCACCGGGCTTGGCGACAGCGGGGGCAGTTTTGAGGATACCAATTTCAGTTCGAACGTGGATGATCTGATCGCGGCCGCAGAGTACATGAAGAGAGAGATGCATGGACCCACTATCCTGATTGGTCACTCACTCGGAGGTGCGGCCGTTCTTCAGGCAGCGGGCCGGATGGAAACCGTAAAGGCAGTTGCGACAATAGGTGCGCCATCCGAACCAAAGCATGTAGAGCATCATTTTGAATCCAAAAAAGAGGAGATAGAAAGGGAGGGCTCAGCAATTGTAAACCTTGCGGGCCGTCCGTTCCGGATCAAAAAGCAGTTCCTTGACGACCTGGCCGAAACACGAATGGACAGCTATATTGAAAATCTGGACCGTGCCCTTTTGGTGATGCATGCTCCGCTTGACGATACAGTTGGGATTGACAATGCAGCGCATATCTACAAGATGGCCCGGCACCCGAAAAGTTTTCTCTCCCTGCATGAGGCGGATCACCTGCTCACCGACGAAAAATTCAGCCGGTATGCGGGATCCATTATTGCTGAGTGGGCGGAGATTTATTTATAA
- a CDS encoding zinc-dependent metalloprotease, which translates to MTTYVLRLSMVLISAFLIAGCASTDAVQQDNGPSERPQRSASSGNGEIKPFSEVIKDSFEKDEGLFTVYRDKNTYYYEIPDDVLGREMLMVSRIARTANGINYGGMRNNNQVLRWEKRDDKILLRRVSFSNTASDTLPIYEAVRNSNFEPILATFDVKALNADSTGSVIDVTSLFTTDVPALGLQGSFRSRFQVRRVDGNRTFIESIRAYPENVEARHILTYDANNPPSNSDANTISLEINHSMIILPEEPMQRREPDARVGYFTANQVDYGTEQHRAAPMSHITRWKLVPKDKEAYLRGELVEPEEPIIFYIDPATPVEWREWLIKGVDDWQVAFEEAGFKNAIYGKMAPTPEEDPDFSLEDTRYPSIRYFASPIQNAFGPHVHDPRSGQIMTSAIGWYHNVMRLLRNWYFIQTAAANPEARNVQFDDDVMGELIRFVSAHEVGHTLGLPHNWGSSYAVPVDSLRSPSYTSENGTAPSIMDYARFNYIAQPGDGVTNFFPRVGPYDKWAVKWGYTWFGDMSLEEQQEVLHEWTTERADDPYYFYGRQTGSRIDPRSQNEDLGDNSMKASRYGIANLQVITENLIDWIGKEGEDFDELEELYGQVIGQWSRYMGHVTSNVAGVYENHKTFDQDGVVYEPVPRSVQKEAMDFLRTHAFSDPSWVMNQEILGRVNQADFVDTFRGRQVSVLNNLVDPQRLARLIEYDNRMDGDDIYSPFEFMDDVRSMIWTELDRNSEVSVYRRNLQRAYVERMEYLMTSELPSIPAAFRQFFGFTSINVSQSDIRPIVREQLETLLADVQQTKTRVSDRATRVHLNDVEERIENILDPS; encoded by the coding sequence ATGACAACATATGTACTTCGTTTGTCTATGGTTCTGATTTCCGCATTTCTGATTGCCGGTTGTGCAAGCACGGATGCCGTTCAGCAGGACAATGGACCCTCAGAAAGACCGCAACGTTCAGCTTCATCAGGAAACGGGGAGATCAAGCCCTTTTCAGAAGTAATCAAAGACAGCTTTGAGAAGGATGAAGGACTGTTTACCGTCTACAGAGACAAAAACACCTATTACTATGAAATCCCCGACGATGTTCTCGGACGTGAGATGCTTATGGTTTCACGTATTGCCCGCACCGCCAATGGAATCAACTACGGCGGTATGCGAAACAACAACCAGGTTCTGCGCTGGGAAAAACGGGACGACAAAATTCTGCTTCGCCGGGTATCATTCAGCAATACGGCCAGCGATACACTTCCCATCTATGAAGCCGTTCGGAACTCAAACTTTGAGCCGATCCTCGCTACATTTGACGTGAAGGCGCTGAATGCGGATTCTACCGGCTCCGTTATCGATGTAACGAGCCTGTTTACAACGGATGTTCCGGCACTCGGCCTCCAGGGTAGTTTCAGAAGCCGGTTTCAGGTGCGCCGCGTGGATGGCAACCGCACATTCATCGAGTCGATCCGGGCCTACCCGGAAAATGTGGAGGCACGGCATATCCTTACATACGATGCAAACAACCCGCCGTCAAACTCCGATGCCAATACCATCTCCCTGGAGATCAACCACAGTATGATCATCCTGCCAGAAGAACCCATGCAGCGCCGGGAACCGGATGCACGGGTAGGCTATTTCACTGCCAACCAGGTTGACTACGGCACCGAGCAGCATCGTGCCGCACCGATGAGCCATATCACACGATGGAAACTGGTTCCCAAAGACAAGGAAGCGTATCTGCGTGGCGAGCTCGTGGAACCGGAAGAGCCCATCATATTTTATATCGATCCGGCCACGCCCGTTGAGTGGAGAGAGTGGCTGATCAAGGGAGTGGATGACTGGCAGGTAGCCTTTGAGGAGGCCGGCTTCAAAAATGCCATCTATGGCAAAATGGCCCCGACACCCGAGGAAGATCCCGATTTCAGCCTGGAAGATACACGATACCCCTCGATCCGTTACTTCGCATCCCCGATTCAGAATGCGTTTGGACCGCACGTACACGATCCGCGATCCGGACAGATCATGACATCCGCCATCGGCTGGTATCACAACGTGATGCGACTGCTTCGAAACTGGTACTTTATCCAGACCGCGGCAGCCAATCCGGAGGCACGGAATGTTCAATTCGATGACGACGTAATGGGTGAGCTGATCCGGTTTGTATCAGCACACGAGGTGGGGCACACACTGGGGCTTCCGCATAACTGGGGTTCCAGCTACGCGGTACCGGTCGACTCCCTCCGATCACCCAGCTACACATCGGAAAACGGAACAGCTCCCTCTATTATGGACTACGCCCGTTTCAACTATATTGCACAGCCGGGCGACGGCGTTACCAACTTCTTCCCCCGTGTCGGTCCCTACGACAAGTGGGCCGTGAAGTGGGGCTATACATGGTTTGGCGACATGTCGCTTGAAGAGCAGCAGGAAGTACTGCACGAATGGACCACCGAACGCGCCGATGATCCCTACTATTTCTATGGCCGCCAGACCGGTTCCAGAATCGATCCGCGATCCCAGAACGAAGACCTGGGCGACAACAGCATGAAAGCCAGCCGCTATGGCATTGCTAACCTTCAGGTGATTACGGAGAACCTGATTGACTGGATTGGCAAGGAAGGCGAGGACTTTGATGAGCTCGAAGAGCTGTACGGACAGGTTATCGGTCAGTGGAGCCGCTACATGGGTCATGTTACCTCCAACGTTGCAGGCGTATATGAGAATCATAAAACCTTCGATCAGGATGGCGTGGTTTATGAGCCCGTTCCACGATCCGTGCAGAAAGAAGCCATGGACTTCCTTCGAACACACGCATTCAGCGATCCGTCATGGGTCATGAACCAGGAGATCCTGGGCCGCGTGAATCAGGCCGATTTTGTAGATACGTTCCGCGGGCGGCAGGTATCCGTTCTGAATAACCTGGTAGATCCGCAGCGTCTTGCGCGCCTGATCGAATATGACAACAGAATGGACGGAGACGACATCTACTCCCCGTTTGAATTTATGGACGATGTTCGCTCTATGATCTGGACGGAGCTTGACCGGAATTCCGAAGTTTCCGTTTATCGCAGAAATCTTCAGCGGGCTTACGTTGAAAGAATGGAGTACCTGATGACCAGCGAACTGCCCAGCATCCCCGCTGCATTCAGACAGTTTTTTGGATTTACATCCATCAATGTAAGCCAGTCTGATATCCGCCCCATTGTGCGTGAGCAGCTTGAAACCCTTCTTGCAGACGTTCAGCAAACAAAAACACGCGTTAGTGACCGCGCGACCCGTGTTCACCTGAACGATGTGGAAGAACGTATCGAAAATATCCTGGATCCGAGTTAA
- a CDS encoding S9 family peptidase translates to MRTPFYTTSISLKVIMSAFILMLLLIPVSQSAARQSAESEKTLDLNMYWELQSAGNTQISPDGSLIVYTRGWIDQITDSRKSEIWIMNSDGTRKRFLAEGSNPSWSPDGTRIAFTAEGEPGGSQIYVRWMDSEGATSQITRLTHSPSNIRWSPDSRYLSFNKRVETKPSLTISMPSRPDGASWTASPKVVERPVYRRDRQGYIDDSYTHIFVVSADGGAVRQLTDGNWNHSSSEWTADSRSLVFSTLRVEDAELQWRHSEIYSVSVDDGTIRQLTDRYGPDSNPLPSPDGRHIAYLGDDWHTDTYRNRKIHLMNTDGSNPRIIAPDFDRSPRNMTWAPDSRGLYFTANSEGNRNIYYVSVNGDVSQITEGVQQINLHSISNLGDLGITSTSFHEPGDIYVLTTGRNRTMTRLTYMNRDLMKDVKLGEVEEIWYKSTDDLDIQGWVVKPPDFDPSQTYPMMLVIHGGPHGMYGVNFNYSWQEHAANGYLVLYTNPRGSAGYGSSFGNEIDNAYPSKDYDDLMAGVDELVGKGWVDTDRMYVYGCSGGGVLTAWVVGHTDRFAAASSNCPVINWLSFVGTTDGISWYRNFENLPWEDPSEHLRRSPLMYVGNVTTPTMLMTGENDLRTPMPQTEEFYAALQVLGVPTAMVRFQDEWHGTSSKPSNFIRTQLYLRAWFEKWGEN, encoded by the coding sequence ATGCGAACACCCTTCTATACCACGAGCATCAGCCTTAAAGTTATCATGTCTGCCTTCATTTTGATGCTGCTTCTCATTCCTGTTTCTCAATCTGCCGCCCGGCAGTCTGCTGAAAGTGAAAAAACGCTGGATCTGAATATGTATTGGGAACTTCAGTCTGCCGGCAATACACAAATTTCACCTGATGGAAGCCTTATTGTATACACACGCGGGTGGATTGATCAGATCACGGATTCAAGAAAATCGGAAATCTGGATTATGAATTCGGACGGAACCCGCAAAAGGTTTTTAGCTGAAGGATCAAATCCCTCATGGTCGCCCGACGGCACACGTATAGCCTTTACGGCAGAAGGCGAACCCGGAGGCAGCCAGATTTATGTGCGCTGGATGGATAGCGAAGGAGCTACCAGTCAGATTACCCGCCTTACACACTCCCCATCCAATATCCGCTGGTCGCCCGACAGCCGGTACCTGTCATTCAATAAGAGGGTAGAAACCAAACCCTCGCTCACCATCAGCATGCCGTCCCGCCCCGACGGAGCCAGCTGGACGGCAAGCCCGAAAGTTGTGGAACGGCCGGTTTACAGACGCGACCGTCAGGGATACATCGATGATTCCTATACACACATTTTTGTGGTTTCAGCCGACGGAGGTGCGGTCCGCCAGCTAACGGATGGAAACTGGAACCACTCCTCATCGGAATGGACGGCAGACAGCCGTTCCCTGGTCTTTTCCACGCTTAGGGTAGAAGATGCAGAGCTTCAGTGGAGGCACAGTGAAATCTATTCCGTATCCGTAGATGACGGCACGATTCGCCAGTTAACCGACCGTTATGGGCCCGACAGCAACCCGCTGCCCTCACCAGACGGCCGGCACATCGCTTATCTGGGTGATGACTGGCATACGGACACCTACAGAAACAGAAAAATCCATCTGATGAATACGGACGGATCCAATCCAAGAATCATTGCACCCGATTTTGACCGTTCACCCCGCAACATGACCTGGGCACCGGACAGCAGGGGACTTTACTTTACCGCCAATTCCGAAGGAAACCGCAATATTTATTACGTCTCAGTTAACGGTGATGTAAGTCAGATTACAGAAGGCGTTCAACAGATCAATCTTCATTCAATCAGTAACCTTGGTGATCTGGGCATTACTTCCACATCGTTTCATGAGCCTGGAGATATCTATGTTCTTACAACGGGACGCAACAGAACAATGACGCGGCTTACCTATATGAACAGGGATTTGATGAAAGATGTAAAACTGGGCGAGGTCGAAGAAATCTGGTATAAATCGACCGATGATCTGGATATCCAGGGATGGGTTGTAAAGCCGCCCGACTTTGACCCCAGCCAAACCTATCCCATGATGCTGGTGATACACGGTGGTCCGCATGGAATGTACGGGGTGAATTTTAATTACTCATGGCAGGAGCATGCTGCCAACGGCTACCTGGTGCTTTACACGAATCCAAGGGGAAGCGCAGGTTACGGCAGCTCGTTCGGCAATGAAATCGACAATGCATACCCCAGCAAAGATTACGATGATCTGATGGCCGGAGTGGACGAGTTGGTCGGTAAAGGCTGGGTGGATACGGACCGAATGTACGTCTATGGCTGCTCAGGAGGAGGCGTTCTTACAGCCTGGGTTGTGGGCCATACAGACCGCTTTGCAGCGGCATCCTCTAACTGTCCGGTTATCAACTGGCTCTCTTTTGTCGGCACAACCGATGGAATCAGCTGGTACAGAAACTTTGAAAATCTTCCCTGGGAAGATCCGTCGGAGCACCTCAGACGCTCACCGCTCATGTATGTCGGAAATGTAACCACGCCCACCATGCTCATGACCGGCGAAAATGACCTTCGCACACCGATGCCGCAAACGGAAGAGTTTTATGCAGCTCTTCAGGTACTGGGCGTTCCGACAGCGATGGTCCGTTTTCAGGATGAGTGGCATGGTACAAGCTCCAAGCCTTCAAATTTTATCAGAACCCAGCTATACCTGAGAGCCTGGTTTGAAAAATGGGGTGAAAATTAA
- a CDS encoding fasciclin domain-containing protein: MTLLKSTIALLAITVLTFAPVNEASAQSNDNDIVSIAAGNDSFSTLVTALQAAGLVETLQGDGPFTVFAPTNEAFEALPEGTLESLLMEENRDQLIQVLTYHVVPGKVMSGDLSDGMTAETVEGSSVEISIGDYGVSVDDASVVTADIEASNGVIHVIDAVILP, encoded by the coding sequence ATGACACTTTTAAAAAGCACGATCGCATTATTGGCAATCACCGTTTTAACTTTCGCACCTGTCAATGAGGCATCCGCACAGAGCAATGACAACGACATTGTATCCATTGCAGCTGGAAATGACAGCTTCTCAACTCTTGTAACTGCTCTCCAGGCAGCAGGACTCGTGGAAACACTCCAGGGCGACGGTCCTTTCACCGTATTTGCGCCAACGAACGAAGCATTTGAAGCACTTCCCGAGGGTACGCTTGAAAGCCTTCTGATGGAAGAGAATCGCGACCAGCTTATCCAGGTTCTTACTTACCACGTAGTACCGGGTAAAGTAATGTCCGGCGATCTGAGCGACGGAATGACAGCTGAAACCGTTGAAGGTTCCAGCGTTGAAATTTCAATCGGCGACTACGGTGTATCCGTTGACGATGCGTCTGTGGTAACTGCTGACATCGAAGCTTCAAACGGAGTAATTCACGTTATTGATGCAGTTATTCTTCCTTAA
- a CDS encoding RNA polymerase sigma-70 factor, producing MMSEIDDETINLLAARIRNEDRQAFDDLFRLLYPRLVYFSMRYVHDRDAACDMVQDAFVALWQKRSGIDPDQALRSYLYTAVRNRSLNWLQHSSNKNESIHDRPDMNLVSDNRTDTTAEQENDNKNSLSGLFRKWISELPDRRQEAFELSRFDGLSHDEIAGIMDVSPKTVNNHIVSALRHLRERYEQHRNTEAEE from the coding sequence ATGATGAGCGAAATCGACGATGAAACCATAAACCTCCTTGCAGCGAGGATCAGAAATGAAGACCGGCAGGCGTTTGACGACCTGTTCAGGTTGCTGTATCCGCGTCTGGTGTATTTTTCCATGAGATACGTGCACGACAGGGACGCGGCATGTGATATGGTTCAGGATGCGTTTGTAGCCCTGTGGCAAAAAAGATCCGGCATTGACCCCGATCAGGCGCTCAGGTCCTATTTGTATACCGCAGTAAGAAACCGTTCACTCAACTGGCTACAGCATTCTTCAAATAAAAATGAATCGATTCATGACCGGCCGGATATGAACCTAGTATCAGATAACCGTACGGATACCACAGCCGAACAAGAAAATGACAATAAAAACTCTCTTTCCGGGCTTTTCAGAAAGTGGATTTCGGAATTGCCTGACCGTCGACAGGAAGCTTTTGAGCTGAGCAGGTTTGACGGACTTTCACATGATGAAATTGCAGGAATTATGGATGTATCTCCAAAAACAGTGAATAATCATATTGTATCTGCGCTCAGGCATCTTAGAGAGCGCTATGAACAGCACCGTAACACAGAAGCGGAGGAATGA
- a CDS encoding FecR family protein yields the protein MNSTVTQKRRNDAMNRNSPNQNRPYTNESELIRIWEISKTAEPHSTAREIVSEAETENALRSVWDRIDSSGMKEETKVHDASRNRAERFWIWGRYMVAAAALIIAVSWYLFVPVTVTAPYGEQVTLDLPDGSQAELNSGTSITYNRALFGRTDRDLTLNGEAWFDVTPSGIPFTVKANGTLTSVLGTSFNIRSWSSDPENDTELSVSSGRVAFMPQQDIRRGVTLEPGQLSRWDPSLTEPTTPVSVPISEITGWRENRIIFREQSLRVIINELERRFDTTIDLDVPGAEDDPITAYYNSPQNLQTVLDDISMVKGLRYAETANGYRIFK from the coding sequence ATGAACAGCACCGTAACACAGAAGCGGAGGAATGATGCCATGAACAGGAATAGCCCTAATCAAAACCGGCCGTATACAAACGAATCTGAGCTCATCAGGATTTGGGAGATTTCCAAAACCGCTGAGCCGCATTCCACCGCACGGGAGATTGTCAGCGAAGCGGAAACGGAAAATGCATTGAGATCGGTTTGGGATCGAATCGATTCATCCGGAATGAAAGAGGAAACCAAAGTTCATGATGCGTCTCGAAACAGAGCAGAGAGATTCTGGATATGGGGACGTTACATGGTGGCAGCCGCTGCCCTTATCATAGCCGTTTCATGGTATCTTTTTGTTCCTGTAACGGTTACGGCTCCCTATGGCGAACAGGTAACCCTGGATTTACCTGATGGTTCACAGGCAGAGCTGAATAGCGGAACATCCATCACCTACAACCGGGCACTTTTTGGGCGAACGGACCGTGATTTAACGCTGAACGGTGAAGCCTGGTTTGACGTGACTCCCTCAGGTATTCCATTTACTGTAAAAGCAAACGGTACACTCACCAGTGTACTCGGAACATCCTTCAATATCAGGTCCTGGAGCAGTGACCCGGAAAACGACACGGAACTTTCCGTATCATCCGGCAGAGTGGCGTTCATGCCGCAGCAAGACATAAGAAGAGGAGTAACCCTCGAACCGGGACAGCTCAGTAGGTGGGATCCCTCTCTCACAGAACCCACGACTCCTGTATCCGTACCGATCAGCGAGATTACAGGATGGAGAGAGAACCGCATTATCTTCCGTGAGCAATCACTGCGCGTTATTATCAATGAACTTGAGCGCCGTTTTGATACCACGATCGACCTGGATGTGCCGGGGGCGGAGGATGATCCCATTACCGCATATTATAATTCTCCCCAAAACCTTCAAACCGTACTCGATGATATAAGTATGGTAAAAGGGCTGCGTTATGCAGAAACAGCAAACGGATACCGGATCTTCAAATAA